AAACTTTTTGAAACTTTACCAAACTCCCAAAATTCAACCCCAAAATTTTTGTAACACTAGAACTTACCTTGAAACACGTTTTTTCTCGCCAATCTCTACAAATCCTCGGTGATGAATCCCTGCAAATGActcaaaacacaaaaacaaagACCGAAACACTACCGAAACAACTATTAGATACGAAAAATACGAAAAATTGACGAAAATACAAATGGTACAAACTCTACACTTGAGATTGCTCTAAAGACACTAAACGGTGGTATTTGGAATGTCTTCGAGAGGAGTTTCCTCCCTCTCGGTCTTGTCAATCGGGCCACCTAAGTAATGCTTCAATCTATGGCCATTCACCTTCCAAGATCCCTTTGTAACTTCATCAAACAACTCAATCGCGCCGTACGCGAACACCTCCTTCACCACATAAGGTCCCGTCCATTTAGACTTCAATTTTTCGGGAAATAATTTGAACCTTGAATTATAGAGAAGCACTTTATCACCAACTTTAAACTCCTTCAAATCCTTTAACCTCCTATCATGCAATGCTTTCGTTTTCTCTTTAATATTCCAAGAACGCTCATACGCCGCATTTGTAAGGGCCTCTAATTCATGGATTTGGAAGTACCTCCTCATAGCCGCGAGAGTTAGATCAAAATTGATGGTTTTAAGAGCCCAAAGCGCTCGGTGCTCCAATTCAACCGGAAGATGTCAAGCTTTGCCATAGACTATCATGAACAGTTTGGTCCCTAAAGGTGTTTTGTAGGCGGTACGAAATGCCCACAAAGCATCATCCAACTTTTCCGACCAATCTTTACGACTTTTTCATACCgtttgtttgtggatgatatgcgatAGACAAACGTGAGTAACTCCATAACGCTCTAACACCTTCTCCATCGCGGCATTGCAAAAATGTGATCCTCGGTCACTAATGAATGCTTTGGGTATAACGAATCGAgtaaacaacttctttaagaatTTCACCACTACCCGGGCATCGTTTGTAGGCAAAGCTTGAGCTTTAACCCACTTCGAAACGTAATCTATCgccacgaggatgtacctattcccactCGAGGAgaggaaaggtcccatgaagtcaaTGCCCCAAACGTCAAAGATTTCGAGAATTTGAATGGGATTTTGAGGCATCTCATTCTTGGATGAAATATTGTCGGTCCATTGGCAAGCATCACACGTCCTAACGATTTCTAACGCATCCTCAACTACCATAGGTCAAAAGAAACCGCAATCATAAACTTTTTGTGCGGTAGTGTGTCACCATGATGACCTCCCGTCAACCCCTCATGCACATGCCTAAGAATATCCCACCCCTCTTCTTTGCTAACACACCTCCTAAGAATGCGATCTACTCCTATCCTAAAGAGGAAAGAATCATCCCAAATATACTTCTTCACATCCCTAATCAACTTCTTTCTTTGTTGGGCACTCATATCCTTCATCACATACCCATTAGCAAGATAATTCGCCATGTCACAAAACCACGGCAACCCTTCCTTCTCCGCCGAAACAAAATATTTGGACTCGTGAGGGAATTTATCTCCTATGGCCTCCTCACGAATCTCTTTCCTACATTTTCCGCTCCTTTCTTATCCCTAATCTCTATGTCAAACTCGGAAAGGAGTAGAATCCAACGGATAAGACGGGGCTTAACATCTTTCTTTTGGAAAAGATAGCACAAAGCCGCATGATCGATGAATACGAGTTTTTCTTTAAGAAAATCATACGCTTTAAGACACTCCTCATCAAAGACAAATGGGACGTCCTTCTCAAGGAGTCGAGTCATGGGGCGAGTAAttttagagaaatctttaataaagcgCCTATAAAAGCCCGCATGACCTAAGAAACTGCGGATGGACTTGACACTAGTCGGTGGAAGAAGCCTACGAATAGTATCTATCTTGGCTTTATCTACCTCTATCCCGGCTCTAGAAATCTTATGCCCTAAGACAATCCCCTCCGTAACCATGAAGTGACACTTTTCCCAATTTCGCATTAACTTCGTCTCGATACACCTCTTCATCATTCTTGCTAAATTCCCTAAACAATGGTCAAATGAATCACCATAAACCGAGAAGTCATCCATAAAGACCTCCATAGAACTCTCAACCATGTCTTGAAAGATCGCTATCATGCATCGTTGGAATGTAGCCGGAGCGTTACATAGCCCAAAAGGCGTGCATCGGTACGCATAtgtgccatatggacatgtaaacgtcatcttttcttggtcttccaGCGCAATAGGGATTTGGAAATAGCCAGAAAAACCATCAAGGAAACAATAGAATTGTTGCCCCACGAGACGCTCAAGCATTTGATCGATGAAAGGGAGTGGGACGTGGTCTTTCCGGGTGGCGtcattgagcttgcggtagtcaatacacacacGCCAACCGGTAACCGTACGAGAAGGGATGAGCTCGTTTTTTCTCGTTCACGACAACAGTCATCCCCACTTCTTAGGGACAACTTGAGTAGGGCTCACCCATGAAGAGTCGGATATGGGGTAAATCAAATCGGCTTCCATAAGCTTCAACACTTCTTTTCTAACAACCTCTTTCATGTTGGGATTTAAGCGCCTTTGAGGTTGCACCACCGGTTTAAATTCATCCTCCATAAGAATATGGTGGGTACAAAAAGTGGGGCTAATCCCCTTGATATCGGACAACTTCCAAGAAATCGCATCCTTGTGCTCTTTTAGCACCTCAACTAATTTCCTCTTCTCCTCCACCGTCAATCTAGATGAGATCATGACGGGCATACTAGAATTTTCCCCTAAGAAAGCATACCCTAAGTGGGACGGGAGAAACTTAAGCTCTAGGGGTGGAGTATCTACGGGTTTACTCTCACTCTCTTCCTTAATCTCACAAAGCTCTTGGGTTTCGGGAACCCAAAGAATCTACCTCCTCACCCTCATCAACAACCTCCTCTTCAACTACTCCCTCACTAACTAGATCGGCCCCCCTAATGAAATCTTGACACCTATCAACGCAAGAGATGAACGAATCTAGGAAGTAGATGGAGTGACATGGAGCGCTAGAATCATCGCTACCACTAGGATATTGCATGGCTCTATCTATCTCAAAGGTAACTATCTCCTCGCCCGCTCGAAGTGAAATCTTACCGTCAAAGACGTCGATGAAGGCCTTTGCGGTTCAAAGGAAAGGACGACCACAAATGATAAGGACTCTCTCATCAACCTCCATGTCTAAGACCATGAAGTCTACAGGGAACACAAACTTATCTACCTTAGCAAGCAGGTTCTCTATGACTCCACGAGGATacttaaccgatcggttggcTAAGGACAATGACATACGCGTGGGTGTAAGCTCTCCTAACCCTAGCTTCTTATAAAGAGAAAATGGCATCAAATTGATGCTAGCACCTAAGTTCGCTAAGGCATGAGCGGGGGTAACGACACCCCCGTAGAAGCAAGGAATGGTGAATGTCCCCGGGTCGGTTAATTTCTTCGGTAGCTTATTCAAGACTATCGCGGAATAACCTCCGGTCAACGGGATGTTTAAAATCTCACCTAACCTATCCATACATTTGAGAAGGTCCTTAAGGAATTTGACGTATTTGGGCATGGACTGTAAAGCTTCGATAAAAGGAAGTGTGATTTTTAACTATTTGAACATTTCTAGTAATTGcccatattccttagcatatttttGATGCTTAATGCAGACGGGGTAGGGTATGCGTGAATGATCAACTAACAGTGATGGTCTAACCCCTATAGGACTCTTTTCAACACTCTTTTCTACTTGGAGCTCCTCGGTGTGTACGGTACTTGCTGGGTCTCACCTATGTTGCACCTTACCGGGAGCTTCCATCTCTATCTCCTTGTCtacctcttcctcttcctctatCTCAACACTCTCTCTAACTACCTCCCCTAGACTCTTGCCACTACGGGTAGTAATAGCCTTAGCCAAACGGTTAGTGGGCTCGGGTAGGTATTTCTTGAAAACTAACCAGGTGGGTTCTCTTGTAACTATTTAGCTAAACCACCTACTGTTCTTTGAAGGTCTAAAAGTGCGGATTGTTGATTTTTAAGCTAAAGCTCTTGATTTTGATTAATTTGCTCTTGATTTTTAGCAAAATTACCATATTCAGTTAAAGTTTTATGTGTAGCCTGATCTCTCACCATCAACTGAGCAAACATCTCTTCAATCCTACTTAAACTACCCTCTGACCCCTTACCACTCGCCTGACCCTCTTGATTTGACCCCCCACTAGCAAATTGACCCCCTGAACCTGAACCACTAAACTGACCTCCCTGACCTGAACCTCCACTAGTGTATAGACCGGGCCCCCTATTTTGATACAGACCAGATGGAAAACCGGGAGGATTGCCGGGAGAGCGGAAACAACTATTATTGCCATTACCACGCCAGTTGGAGTTATAATTAGAATTATTAAAAGGATTCATGGGAGCTCTAGACTGACAGGCTATAAACTCTACATGCTCGAGTGTAAGTGTGGGGCAATCTATGGTATCGTGGCCTCCCCTACAAACCTCACACCTATCAACTTTTTTTCTTAATCTCATTCAACTCTTGTCTAAAAGATTTCTCCATCCTCTCTAGATCAGCAGTTACCGATGAATCTAAGCCAACTTGGTTCACCCCTCGAGTGGCCGAGGAGGTGGTCACAGGAATGGAAGTCCTGCTAGTAGTGCTATAGTCCATGTCAGAATGGGCGAAACTCTCAAACAAATCATTGCACTCATTAACTGTCTTTTTACCCATAAGTTGCCCTCCAACAGAAGTATCGAACCGGGCATTGATCTCGGGGGTGAGACCATTGTAGAACTTTTCAACGAGTGCCCAATCAGATAATCCATGCTGAGAACAATGAGAAATCAGAGTTTGGAATCTCTCCCAAGCCAAAGGGTAAGGCTCATCAGGCTCCATCCCGAACAAATGGAGCCTATTGGTGCATGcatttgtcgacttcgtcttgtatcgagtcttagattagattgtatagatcagggtacgtagatcgagaaaatatCAAGATTTATGTTATGTAAAAGCTGATTTTGCTCCAGAGGCTAATTCCGCCCGAAATGTCATGTGGTcattttcgagcgaaatcacaagttGCTAATTCCGCTCCAATCGTCAGTATGTCATTACGAGCGGAATCAGGATCCTATATATAGGTCatttagagcgaaatcaggtatctgatccttgtattccataccgaagtgctgccggtgtgaagactgattgaTTTGTGATCTTATCAATATAATCAGTAGTTATAGTAAAGATTTAGCTGtttctaagtctatttcttgttttccgcacctgaaatagatcagaacctctctgaacgactcattcaggtcagtcgaacgatcctacaattggtatcagagctcaggaggagttctacagagattagctggatttcatcaaaatttctcacttctacaccttctttcttcattagaacgagatttaacggtcaaaactggttcaaattttcacagactgtGTATAATTGACTAttaacaaatccctgaaagtttcattgctaaaatcggactaaaaatggacaaaatggacCCAGGAACTGATTCTGCTCCAATGGACATCTTGTGATTTCGCCTGAGAAAGTGTAATTTCGCTCCGAAAGTggttatctgatttcgctccaggctgCCAAATTGTGTTTCCGCTCCAAATTGTTTGTTAATTCCGCTCCGGACAATCAAATCTTCAGATTTCACTCTTACATatttgttgattccgctccagagtTACAAAATTCAGATTTCGCTCCAGTGAACattgtaatttcgctccaaaataCAAATTTGTGTAATTCCGCTCGAGAGTGTGGTGTTTGCTATTTTGCTCGAAACTGTAATTgggttaattccgctcgaaagctactgttttgaaaaatGTGATACCGAATCATGGATAAcgaattctacaacacgtttgCTACTCCTACTGGTCCAGCAGTCATTGCTCAAGCTatgaatttggaaaacgaaacagggactactcaaaaacccccgaaactaatgagcattgaggagtattacggatggaaagatcgattcgaaaactgggttcaggcaaaccatttGAGGTCATGGGAGTGTATTTTAAAGAAGTATGTTTTGCCAAGAACTGATTTGCAAGTCGAGAAAGAAATATCTGAGTTTACAGTTCAAGAACGGGATACGTACaaagccgagaaaatgatgatcagtctgcttcagcaagccatcaaagaagacatcttcatattgcttcagcacgATAAAACTTCAAAGTCAATCTAGGATGCTCTTcgaatcaagtttgagggtagtgaacacatgattaagagcaagaaggcactgctcaagaaagagtttgatctgttcagtagtttaccgggagaagatacgaagaagctgattgaacgttactgccacttggtgcgatccatgtcaatgctgagtattacaaaagatcgtgaagagtgggtagacaagttagctgagGCGCTACCgcaaaaagagtggggaacttacttgatgattttgaaaaacacCAGGGTTTATGATGGATTAACGATTTCTCAGCTTATTTATTgagaagattgaaagtcaggatttggaacagcaaaagatcgcgaggatgaatagtccaagtggttaacaagatgtaaagatgtattacaaaggtagtgttccggaaACCGAAAGAAGCCCGAAAATAcagactgcgtttagtgctggagattcTACAGAAAAAGTCGATCAAAGTCCTAAAAGTAGCAGTAGTTTCTCTTCATAcccgagtgtcaatcctaaagataCTACATCGAGCTTCAGTTCTCATAGTActaaaactggaaatggttatgtgattcagtgcaacatcgctttGAATCTTCTAGACGACCAAAGTTTTTCTAAAGAGattgcgaaagatcacatggctctaGTTGGTTCAGTGTTGCTGTCTTATGAAGGTTTAGTggctggaaggatcggaaatcctatgctcacaaaggaggattacgatcagatagacgccaaagagatggaacttatggatatcaaatggtgtctagctagtgttcttagacgagctgaaaaattcaaattgattactgggagaaatgactttcttgatgcacatgtttctactttaggttttgataaatctaaagttacttgtttccgATGCAGGttgaaaggtcatttcaagcgagaatgcaagaacagagaagctagcggagctcagaatccgttcggaaaagacgattactaccggaaaggcatttatcaacaggttggtcaacAACAATTACAAGAACTGCAGGTAGCTCATGGTAGAAAAATtaaggattcaaagagagcatgtttggtggattttaactggaacaaatacATATCCTCTGAAAGCAAAGTCTGTTTggtcaatcaggatgatgaaaggctacctgaaggatttagctgggatatgtttgctgatgaaaagggagaatttaaagctttcattgctaagatcGTTAAAGAACTagatatgtttgccacatggatgaagtctattggtgagactgtgaagaatgtggaaGAAAAGTCTGTTGCATCCGATGAAAGCTCACAGAGTGCAGAGGAAAGTTCACAAAGTGAGGcgagttcagaaaaagaagtcatctttgatcaaacaccatctgattctggttcatcagATGATAATACTGAAAAATCAAtcgagtttgatcagtcaccaactgtagcagtgatgatgaggaagaaaaacatattaacatcgcaaaatctcatttgtctcctgaaagttttcatttctattttgcagatcgcttggagaaactgaaggagaaacgagctgcaaaagaacaacaagaaatgaagactgaaagtgttgTTCAAAATGAGAAAGTTGAAAGTGTTGGTGAGGAGATTATTGAGACTGAGCAAGTGTGTAAAGCAGAAAAGGTGACCGAAGCTGAGAAAGTGATCAAAGTAGAGAAGATaatagaagttgaaaagattgttgaattCGTCAAGCCATGTTCAAAGTGTCTTGAACTTTTCAAAGAATGTGCAGCCAAAGACGAAAAActggctgagtatgagaagatgaaagagcagttactgttcaatcttaactatgtgaaagagtcttatgatgtcttggacaaaacagtaactggtcttcaaaagacaaactcagaaggagaagacgctttgacaatgatgaatgttgtgatgatgttgaagcagaaagctatcaacttctacatcgaagaaagtgctaaatggaagcaagagttggaaactgagaagatcgaaaatgagagaatcagatgtttattacaaagttactctagttctgattatcttattgttagaatttatccgactgttgcaggtatggaagctttccaagatgacaagcaaaagaagaaggatactggtaagaaaccgactgttagctataacaagtgtccgcctccaatctgggaagggtattctcctacaaaagcaaacgaggagcaacttgaaaaagcagtcaatataaagctaaaaataGACACAAatgatgatttaccagaaaacattgacatcactttcacatcgtctgacactgatcatgagtccgagatAATTAAAaagatggtcgatcaggtgttagatactgatgaggagtccgagtcaaaatctgagtctggagggtcaagttcgtcagtcaatgatcaaaattcgtcggttaaacggtcttacagtaaagaatttttgttatcaaaatcgaatttggatgatgaaacatttgaagttgcatacactttaaatgattctgacaaattatattctgataaagaatttccaataagaagtgttcggtttgacatgatcaaaaaggttttcaaaatgacagaaattaatatttctgaaataaaagatttaaatcttactggaaaacctaaaaaatacacttcaagagttcagcaacgtttaaacaagaaaaaaagttacagttctggttctggttttcaaaagaaaccaaactataatggtagctacaaaaagaaaggtttaggttttattccaccggaaaattataaaaatgagaaaaattctaaaacaaaaacagaatttgtttcaggtggaagtgctgaggaagaacagaagaaactgTTCTGGATACAAtcaaatcaggagtttcttgctgagaaaaggaatggaactggagtgtttcatccaagagagactcgaacctgtttcaaatgcaatgaagccagtcacattgcatggaattgtccgaaaATTGAttagacaaaacagggagtttctgagaaactaaaagagaaagttgttgatgttgaaccactaatcgaaaaattcaaaatttttgaaaattcaacttatgaggttggtgaatgttctaaaaagaatttttacaaaagaaaatcaaataacaaccaagtgtgggttgtcaagaaggttgatgagaaagtcggcgatgaaacTGGTTCcataaagccagaagagccacaggttgaggtaaaaGATTCACTGAATGaggatgaatttccatcactaaaatttgaagaaattaaataaaaagttggtaaggttgagatttCGGATCTGTTCTACTCCGAgaagaatgattttgatgtcgaaaaagttttcaatggaaatgttaagaaaatttttgggaaaatgcttgatgggaaagc
Above is a window of Helianthus annuus cultivar XRQ/B chromosome 14, HanXRQr2.0-SUNRISE, whole genome shotgun sequence DNA encoding:
- the LOC110906616 gene encoding uncharacterized protein LOC110906616 gives rise to the protein MANYLANGYVMKDMSAQQRKKLIRDVKKYIWDDSFLFRIGVDRILRRCVSKEEGWDILRHVHEGLTGVEDALEIVRTCDACQWTDNISSKNEMPQNPIQILEIFDVWGIDFMGPFLSSSGNRYILVAIDYVSKWVKAQALPTNDARVVVKFLKKLFTRFVIPKAFISDRGSHFCNAAMEKVLERYGVTHHRALWALKTINFDLTLAAMRRYFQIHELEALTNAAYERSWNIKEKTKALHDRRLKDLKEFKVGDKVLLYNSRFKLFPEKLKSKWTGPYVVKEVFAYGAIELFDEVTKGSWKVNGHRLKHYLGGPIDKTEREETPLEDIPNTTV